The following proteins come from a genomic window of Candidatus Eremiobacterota bacterium:
- a CDS encoding Mu transposase C-terminal domain-containing protein, translating into MENDYTTSKALFRFQIISPLLALDLRRGEHMAMYATLSGKEWPAPDGSMVKVSPETIRLWLRLYRKYGLDGLKDAPRHQRGTSLPGNLVHLACQLKKEVPARSINKIIRIMEEMDMAPRGLLRRSTLHRVLKKAGCSARKLQLPDRKDLARWQADYANDLWQADMLEGPWLPDPDNPSRKRKTRLFAFIDDASRLALAGRFFFVQNLPALELVFKRSIQRYGCPRRCYYDNGGVFRSSHMKMICGEMGIDTPIFTKPYRPMGHGKIEAFNRFCVSDFIAEVPVSSITTLEKLNEAFELWLERDYNSRHHSELGCSPIERWHRDIERIRYADEEKLRKAFLWREERRVDKCGMISLFGTAYRVSPQFIQKKVEVRYNPEFLELVEIWNNGQFLERVAPYLLQCHRPEKAELPENSTKPPDKTTDYLGFLLNTYGKNAECETVPELFAFEEQNCAAFLDLFKEHAPPSVYEEDELRRFWMRYGPINLEEVHALLDDPTLKEHPYHHILSYLHILKGGRP; encoded by the coding sequence ATGGAAAATGATTACACGACATCAAAAGCGCTCTTCCGGTTCCAGATCATCAGTCCCCTGCTCGCCCTTGATCTTCGCAGGGGCGAGCACATGGCCATGTACGCCACCCTGTCCGGGAAGGAATGGCCGGCTCCCGATGGCTCGATGGTCAAAGTGAGCCCTGAAACCATCAGGCTCTGGCTTCGACTGTATCGAAAGTATGGACTTGATGGCTTGAAAGATGCACCGCGGCATCAGCGGGGCACTTCTCTTCCCGGGAACCTGGTGCATCTGGCCTGCCAGCTGAAGAAAGAAGTGCCGGCGCGGTCAATCAACAAAATCATCCGTATCATGGAGGAGATGGATATGGCGCCGAGGGGTCTCCTGCGGCGCTCAACGCTGCATCGGGTTCTGAAGAAAGCCGGGTGTTCCGCGCGAAAGCTCCAGCTCCCCGACAGAAAAGACCTGGCCCGATGGCAGGCTGACTATGCCAATGACCTCTGGCAGGCAGACATGCTTGAGGGGCCATGGCTTCCTGACCCCGATAATCCTTCACGAAAGAGGAAAACGCGGCTTTTTGCGTTCATTGATGATGCCTCACGGCTGGCCCTTGCGGGGCGGTTTTTCTTTGTGCAGAATCTTCCCGCGCTTGAGCTGGTATTCAAGCGTTCCATTCAGCGTTACGGATGTCCCAGGCGTTGTTACTATGATAATGGAGGCGTTTTCCGCTCATCCCATATGAAGATGATATGCGGTGAAATGGGTATTGACACACCAATATTCACAAAGCCCTACAGACCAATGGGTCATGGCAAAATTGAGGCTTTTAACCGTTTCTGTGTATCAGATTTCATTGCAGAAGTCCCTGTATCCTCCATAACCACGCTTGAAAAGCTGAACGAAGCATTTGAGCTATGGCTTGAGCGTGATTACAACTCCCGCCATCACAGCGAGTTGGGCTGCTCTCCCATTGAGCGGTGGCATCGTGACATTGAAAGAATTCGTTATGCTGATGAAGAAAAGCTCCGAAAAGCTTTTCTCTGGCGGGAAGAGAGGCGCGTGGACAAGTGCGGCATGATCAGCCTCTTCGGCACTGCCTATCGTGTCTCTCCCCAGTTTATACAAAAGAAAGTCGAGGTCCGCTACAACCCCGAGTTTCTCGAACTGGTTGAGATTTGGAACAACGGGCAATTTCTCGAGCGTGTCGCACCCTACCTCTTGCAATGCCATCGTCCGGAGAAAGCGGAACTTCCGGAGAACTCCACAAAGCCGCCTGACAAAACCACTGATTACCTGGGATTTCTTCTCAACACTTATGGGAAGAACGCAGAATGCGAAACGGTGCCGGAGCTCTTTGCCTTTGAAGAGCAGAATTGCGCCGCTTTTCTTGACCTGTTCAAAGAGCACGCGCCCCCATCGGTGTATGAAGAGGATGAATTGAGGCGCTTCTGGATGCGCTACGGCCCGATAAATCTTGAAGAAGTGCACGCGCTCCTGGATGATCCGACCCTGAAAGAGCATCCCTATCATCATATCCTTTCATACCTCCACATATTGAAGGGAGGTCGGCCATAA
- a CDS encoding AAA family ATPase — protein MASLKQWFKLQKLPFTKYIWASKMFPSKSQQELIIGLRYSIEIKGISVILGLQGVGKSITLRRFKEDLSPQEYQVFYLWNTRSSPQGFLRSLCRVFQLQPSAFIADMFDALSSHLFSLESNLGKHPIIIFDDCDHLSRDVLEYLRLLMNFQMDSEEHFSIILCGTEVLQAHLKEQPNIAFRQRVTYCQTLRPFTAGDTRAYITYHLQRVDAPPELFTDGAVKLIFQYSRGYPRVINQVALQSLIQAAVFKKEIVDEHLIKRHVLPNLLNDFAEEAPK, from the coding sequence ATGGCCAGCCTGAAACAGTGGTTCAAGCTTCAAAAACTCCCCTTTACCAAATACATCTGGGCATCAAAGATGTTTCCCTCCAAGAGCCAGCAGGAGCTTATCATTGGTCTTCGGTACAGCATTGAAATCAAGGGTATTTCCGTCATCCTGGGCCTCCAGGGCGTGGGCAAAAGCATCACGCTGCGGCGCTTCAAGGAAGATCTCTCTCCCCAGGAGTATCAGGTCTTTTATCTCTGGAACACAAGAAGCTCACCCCAAGGCTTTCTGAGGAGCCTGTGCAGGGTCTTTCAGCTTCAGCCATCAGCCTTTATCGCTGACATGTTTGACGCACTGAGCTCCCATCTTTTCTCCCTTGAATCAAACCTGGGGAAGCACCCGATCATCATCTTTGATGACTGCGACCACCTTTCCCGCGATGTTCTTGAATACCTGCGGCTTCTTATGAACTTTCAGATGGATTCAGAAGAGCACTTCTCGATAATCCTCTGCGGGACCGAGGTGCTTCAGGCCCATTTGAAGGAGCAGCCCAACATAGCCTTTCGCCAGCGCGTCACCTACTGCCAGACACTGCGTCCTTTCACCGCGGGCGATACCAGGGCATATATCACCTATCACCTGCAGCGGGTCGATGCCCCGCCAGAGCTTTTCACCGATGGCGCGGTAAAATTGATCTTCCAGTATTCACGGGGATATCCGCGTGTCATCAACCAAGTAGCGCTTCAATCACTGATCCAGGCAGCGGTATTCAAGAAGGAGATCGTTGACGAGCATCTGATAAAACGGCACGTGCTGCCCAATCTGCTCAATGATTTCGCAGAAGAGGCTCCCAAGTAA
- a CDS encoding PD-(D/E)XK nuclease family transposase — MRYDLLSSRRREPLWSVTAFSTISYSSIYRFLEIHDQDELPETLEVHFIELGKFKDRPVRELSTPLERWLHLLKFSEHYATMERELPPELAGEEGIAMAVEAYRKSKADARLKALMDFREKAEHDHATWMKEAEHKVSNPTYLSQENPS, encoded by the coding sequence TTGCGGTATGATCTTCTCAGCAGCCGAAGGAGGGAGCCCTTATGGAGTGTTACAGCCTTCTCAACGATCTCATATTCAAGTATCTATCGTTTTCTGGAGATCCATGATCAGGATGAGCTCCCTGAGACGCTGGAGGTCCACTTCATCGAGCTTGGAAAGTTCAAGGACCGGCCCGTGAGAGAGCTTTCCACTCCGCTTGAGCGCTGGCTCCACCTTTTGAAATTCAGCGAGCATTATGCTACAATGGAGAGAGAGCTTCCCCCGGAGCTTGCCGGGGAGGAGGGGATAGCGATGGCAGTCGAGGCATACAGGAAGTCGAAGGCCGATGCGAGGCTGAAGGCACTGATGGATTTTCGGGAGAAGGCGGAGCATGATCATGCCACGTGGATGAAAGAGGCAGAGCACAAAGTGTCCAATCCCACCTATCTTTCCCAGGAGAATCCCAGCTAA
- a CDS encoding YgiT-type zinc finger protein — translation MKCHVCGSPMNAIRTDLPFKVSEKTIVVVKGLPVSQCVRCPVYELDDNTMMRVDEILKSVNNEAELEIIRFAA, via the coding sequence ATGAAATGTCATGTATGTGGGTCGCCCATGAACGCAATTCGGACTGACCTGCCATTCAAGGTAAGCGAAAAAACCATCGTTGTGGTAAAAGGCCTCCCCGTCAGTCAATGCGTCAGATGCCCGGTCTATGAGCTTGATGACAATACGATGATGCGCGTTGATGAAATTCTAAAGAGCGTAAACAACGAAGCGGAGCTCGAGATCATCAGGTTCGCTGCATAG
- a CDS encoding methyltransferase domain-containing protein, with product MDDYYENRSAEYHERTFYIDPSSFLLPLEKVLSPEDSILDVGCASGRDLCWLKNHGFKATGFERSSSLAERARDCSGCEVIEGDFELFDFSSLKYDALVLVGTLVHIPHDRFLLIFSKITQALSISGHVLITLKAGKSIKHQDDGRIFYLWDDNELKHLFKNCGFSVIDFSMKESLIGSDDIWLQYVLKKVGRNEQ from the coding sequence ATGGATGATTACTACGAAAACCGCTCAGCAGAATACCACGAGCGAACTTTTTACATAGATCCCTCTTCTTTCCTGTTGCCACTTGAAAAAGTGCTTTCCCCGGAAGACTCTATACTTGACGTGGGATGCGCTTCAGGCCGGGATCTCTGCTGGTTGAAGAACCACGGCTTCAAAGCGACTGGCTTCGAAAGGTCATCTTCCCTTGCTGAACGAGCAAGAGACTGCTCAGGATGCGAGGTGATCGAAGGGGACTTTGAATTATTCGATTTTTCATCCTTAAAATATGATGCTCTTGTTCTTGTGGGAACACTTGTGCATATTCCACATGACAGATTTCTCTTAATCTTCTCCAAGATTACCCAGGCGCTTTCGATTTCAGGGCATGTACTCATTACATTGAAGGCCGGAAAAAGTATTAAGCACCAAGATGATGGCCGCATTTTTTACCTTTGGGATGATAATGAACTAAAGCACCTTTTCAAAAACTGTGGCTTTTCTGTCATTGATTTCTCAATGAAGGAATCGCTCATAGGCTCAGATGATATATGGCTTCAGTATGTGTTGAAAAAGGTGGGCCGCAATGAGCAGTAA